Proteins from a single region of Plasmodium brasilianum strain Bolivian I chromosome 13, whole genome shotgun sequence:
- a CDS encoding AATF domain-containing protein: MALKESNYLLTIEKKRKKLQNKKSKKNKGKIIKKKGPLGKNKKEKKKLDELYSLEIKNLGKRKNEECDNDGKASDNSDFLNNDYDDIKEITKQVKEQVNLHKLLLRTRILIQKVLSLSNKLPLLPFVSYNEQILNNREDKNDDDDDDDNNLHQHNKNLLREIQLNEHKLKDDIGELLTILHNSLKKYFIKLNIPINEKAYNEINIICDEEDKPFYENRTKIYEENTTESEKKLFSLIDTWFTYSKKMCLNFFDIMHKITKISSVKSLKTYEQPISSQINQVMFDFPSIIESSYPQSVNHNIIGKKLYELLYADTENFYLNKYIYDDEVYYKKFLLNAIQNLKDNQQDNELLKSQKELYKIKKIYNNKNVRGLVTPFEPIPKLVNFMLPEPSDSKSENPYDYMDNPELVNVLLSSLFQD, encoded by the exons aTGGCTTTAAAAGAGAGTAACTACCTACTCacaattgaaaaaaaaagaaaaaagttacaaaacaaaaagagtaaaaagaacaaaggtaaaataataaaaaaaaagggacctctaggaaaaaacaaaaaagaaaaaaaaaaattagatgaattatattcattagaaattaaaaatttgggAAAACgcaaaaatgaagaatgtGATAATGATGGTAAAGCATCAGATAATTCGGACTTTCTGAATAACGATTATGAtgatataaaagaaataacaaAACAGGTAAAAGAGCAGgttaatttacataaattattattaagaaCAAGAATTTTAATACAGAAAGTGCTATCTTTATCTAATAAACTTCCTTTGCTGCCGTTCGTTTCGTATAACgaacaaattttaaataatagagaagataaaaatgatgatgatgatgatgatgataataatttacaccaacataataaaaatttactaaGAGAAATACAGTTAAATgaacataaattaaaagacgACATTGGTGAACTATTAACCATATTACATAActctttaaaaaagtattttataaaattaaatattccaattaatgaaaaggcatataatgaaataaacataatttgCGATGAAGAGGATAAAccattttatgaaaataggACAAAgatatatgaagaaaatacaACAGAGAGTGAAAAGAAACTTTTTTCTCTAATTGATACATGGTTTAcatattctaaaaaaatgtgtttaaatttttttgatattatgcataaaataacaaaaattagtTCAGTTAAAAGTCTAAAAACATATGAACAACCTATATCTTCTCAAATTAATCAAGTTATGTTTGATTTCCCCTCTATAATTGAAAGTTCATATCCTCAATCTGTtaatcataatattataggaaaaaaattgtatgaaCTATTATATGCAGACacagaaaatttttatctgaacaaatatatttacgaCGATGAG gtttactataaaaagtttttacTGAACGCTATCCAAAATTTGAAGGATAATCA acAGGACAACGAACTACTAAAATCACAGAAGGAactttacaaaataaaaaaaatat ataataacaaaaatgtaaGAGGATTAGTCACACCTTTTGAACCTATACCCAAATTAGTTAATTTTAtg TTGCCGGAACCATCGGATAGTAAGAGTGAAAACCCATATGATTATATGGATAATCCTGAACTTGTTAATGTTCTTCTGTCATCTTTGTTTCAAGATTAa
- a CDS encoding nuclear export mediator factor NEMF, whose product MAKQRLTALDIRAITTLCKKSIVGCVVTNIYNISNKIYLLKCSKKEQKYFLLVEAERRIHITEWKREKDVIPSSFTMKLRKHLRSRKITNITQLGGDRVVDIQFGFDDKAFHLIIELYIAGNIILTDNNYTILSILKSSDSFGKKYSVNDIYNIEEHTSILLHKNLKLINMENIKKSINEILMFHNNSTIENATISSVDITNAKNDNTYLKLQNNKLENTYDSNIIENKKFSSESFYDIVDEKPTNENRVYNKNSSDVYINDDEDNKKKKDKMKNENSSKTTLCNKDMLKDKLKNKCIDNVKLKGGCASKNAKSTTILEDKYAPTTKSNSNKKNKGNICSDSEKCKKVKKVKTLLDLSGKLIVFAHNDLLVHSLMECQVNPHDSLDNYNLADLADLFFRVINECLNILNIISNEEDCIKGYGFVLKNEKNEKRKNGKNEEKIISSNTNDKKALVKDEGEKSICENVENSEERVFSEFSPIVLANHKIKVDEGKMEIVEFADFNICVDTYFSKMELSKYDKQQEINKNKNALTKKDKIKLDHERRIEQLEKEVNTLKKKISLIQANDEFVESAINLMRAAISTSANWEKIWDHIKLFKKQNHPIASCISSVNFNNCEMELLLDDFEDSNSERSEDGLISSNEQDVNLKKNDVHNKKFSVTINLNNSVYGNIEDYQKSRKKAEEKIRKTKISTDFAMKKVEKKKKDKENKQKSKQKVVCQIQKLRKIYWFEKFHWFISSENYLVIAGKDALQNEILFRRYFQKNDIYVHADVHGAASCIIKNTHKDKPIPEKTLSEAGQLAICRSSAWNDKIITSAWWVYHHQVSKSAPSGEYLKTGSFVIRGKKNYLPHVKLEMGLCILFQIDNIADDNMEENNMDDSEKIVKNGNESVNSSKNSLDETNVCDNKDSNGTGINGIDIIGSAMSNEGVNCNDMHNSGMNTCHINNIYMHSSSGDHINYSSSRNGDNTIINGNKKKSYINKNNFYVSCSCNRFIVNDSGNDVHRKNVDKYTCICVLETLLKFLNVSENMKKRSKFIGSHIGSYKYYFRRNYNRRYIFRKLCSLIFQDRNKMNLLKGKCTNIYDKIFLISENLGIVQSCEYEVIKISCECLICNYLYMMKNWRTVKKLLLHNKNSDQHLHCVCKVLKKHFRKLLSVFCIFYVYFYLVYHYSKVRIYGSLGDAYLKTYLRNFNIHFRKISNKLFFLFVNKIFLLIKKYAYLKDSPRCGLDIYTLFKNYSFLKSHQDYVSVLSVIKSNVTRPMHNMKIDSFRNMGNYKIVKDYVYENKKKKKMFYSCEVYGSPPVSFKDDDSNDNSLDKKGKINKDDENLVLSSLINEKRESEEEKKKNVSFVCNEEAPDLVRPTRCRKPTGFVKMDVSKLLKEIDDEDVEDEDGNFNVTQKKKGEEDYEDKRERKREHYKVTFSENKCDNMEKKGISCILEDENDCVKNQDTLKLSRPIRTRKPTGYVKMDVSKILEKIGNEEKVKEEEWDKTKQVKVSFNEKTCTLMKEKSVSFSSEDEIIPTERQLSLNIPRPTRSRKPTGFVKMDVSKLLEEIGSEDKFYQEGEDKKYEKVSFSEKTFSEKPFSDMKKKKSVSFSSEDEIIPTERQLSLNIPRSTRSRKPTGFVKMDVSKLLQEMEDEELKDKENDKENDVEFTSTKKGDEKEEDKEEDKEDEGVEKDEEDEKDEEDKEDEEDEEDEEDEEDEEDEEDEEDEEDEESEKDKEDEEDDEDDEDDEEGNNNFMEKKNVGKRNHEKAVYKEEMKNEKNDDNTSMEEKYGKYSNKHNGNYFHKNDENKKAVSINNESFRDPNKEMNCVHLLRGARSKKKRMKKKYKEQVDDEEERQLHMKIIGSRKMKHEIEKTKKEKQNTKILEIQSKYKSTKEIIPNFEEINEDEMKIKLSELQKLISCPKEGDNLLFAIPMCAPYSALQNHKYKVKLVPGNTKKGKVAESCISHFLKNSNDEKEKNLIKNISTDELGNCIITNSAPDIREFKLASKSSFIQKGKKVTFYIANSFD is encoded by the exons ATGGCAAAACAAAGATTAACAGCTCTTGATATACGAGCAATAACAACTTTGTGTAAAAAATCTATTGTGGGATGCGTtgtaacaaatatttataatatctcaaataaaatttaccttttaaaatgttcaaaaaaagagcaaaaatACTTTCTTTTGGTAGAAGCAGAAAGAAGAATACATATAACTGAATGGAAGAGAGAGAAGGATGTAATACCATCTTCATTTACCATGAAATTAAGGAAACATTTAAGATCTCGAAAAATTACTAATATAACCCAACTGGGGGGAGATAGAGTGGTTGATATTCAATTTGGATTTGATGATAAAGCGTTCCATTTAAttattgaattatatattgcaGGAAATATTATTCTAACCGATAATAACTACACTATATtatctattttaaaaagcaGTGATTCTTTTGGGAAAAAGTATAGTGTTAAtgacatttataatatagaaGAGCATACGTCCATATTGCTACAcaaaaatttgaaattaattaatatggaaaatataaaaaaaagtattaatgaaattttaatgTTTCATAATAACTCAACAATTGAAAATGCTACTATATCTTCAGTGGATATAACAAATGcgaaaaatgataatacatatttgaaGTTGCAAAATAACAAGTTGGAGAATACGTATGATTCTaatattattgaaaataagAAGTTTTCTAGTGAATCATTTTATGATATTGTTGATGAGAAGCCTACAAATGAAAATAgagtatataataaaaacagtAGTGATGTGTATATTAATGATGatgaagataataaaaagaaaaaagataaaatgaaGAATGAAAATTCAAGCAAGACAACTTTATGTAATAAAGATATGTTGAAGGATAAGCTGAAAAACAAATGTATTGACAACGTTAAATTAAAAGGTGGTTGTGCATCTAAAAATGCAAAGAGCACTACAATTTTGGAAGACAAATATGCCCCAACGACAAAAAGTAAttccaataaaaaaaacaaaggtAATATTTGTAGTGATAGTGAGAAGTGTAAAAAGGTGAAAAAGGTTAAGACGCTGTTAGACTTATCTGGTAAATTAATTGTATTTGCACATAACGATTTATTAGTCCATTCATTAATGGAATGTCAAGTGAATCCACATGATTCCTTGGATAACTATAATTTAGCTGACTTAgcagatttattttttagagtCATAAATGAGTGTTTAAATATACTGAATATTATAAGCAATGAAGAAGATTGTATTAAAGGATATggttttgttttaaaaaatgaaaaaaatgaaaaaagaaaaaatggtaaaaatgaagagaaaaTTATAAGCAGTAATACAAATGATAAGAAGGCTTTAGTCAAAGATGAGGGGGAAAAAAGTATATGCGAAAATGTAGAAAATAGTGAAGAACGTGTATTTTCAGAATTTTCACCAATTGTCTTAGCtaatcataaaataaaagtggATGAAGGTAAAATGGAGATAGTGGAATTTGCtgattttaatatatgtgttgatacatattttagtaaaatgGAATTATCAAAGTATGATAAACAgcaagaaataaataaaaataaaaatgctcttacaaaaaaggataaaattaaattagaTCATGAAAGGAGAATTGAGCAATTGGAAAAAGAAGTAaacactttaaaaaaaaaaatttcattaattcaGGCAAATGATGAATTTGTAGAATCAGCGATAAATTTAATGCGTGCTGCAATATCAACAAGTGCTAATTGGGAAAAAATATGGGATCAcataaaattgtttaaaaaacAGAATCACCCCATCGCATCATGTATAAGCTCAGtgaattttaataattgtgAAATGGAATTGTTGCTGGATGATTTTGAAGATTCTAATAGTGAAAGAAGTGAAGATGGATTAATTTCTAGCAATGAACAAGATGttaatttgaaaaagaatGATGTTCATAATAAGAAGTTTTCCGTTAcgataaatttaaataattccgTGTATGGAAATATTGAAGATTATCAAAAGTCGAGAAAAAAAGCAGAGGAAAAAATTCGAAAAACGAAGATATCAACCGATTTTGCTATGAAAaaagtggaaaaaaaaaaaaaagataaagagAACAAGCAAAAGAGTAAACAAAAAGTTGTATGtcaaatacaaaaattaaggaaaatatacTGGTTTGAAAAATTTCATTGGTTCATATCAtctgaaaattatttagtaATTGCTGGAAAGGATGCTTTAcagaatgaaatattatttagaagatattttcagaaaaatgatatttatgTGCATGCAGATGTGCATGGTGCAGCTTCttgcataattaaaaatacacatAAAGATAAACCTATTCCTGAAAAGACACTTTCTGAAGCTGGGCAATTAGCTATATGTAGAAGCTCAGCATGGAATGATAAAATCATTACATCCGCGTGGTGGGTATATCATCATCAAGTTAGTAAATCTGCACCTTCAGGTGAATACTTAAAAACAGGTTCCTTTGTAAtaagagggaaaaaaaattatttacctCATGTTAAATTGGAAATGGGtctatgtattttatttcaaattGACAACATAGCGGATGACAATATGGAAGAGAATAATATGGATGACTCGGAGAAAATCGTTAAAAATGGTAATGAAAGTGTGAATAGTAGTAAGAACAGTTTAGATGAAACCAATGTTTGTGATAACAAGGACAGTAATGGCACAGGTATTAATGGTATCGATATTATTGGTAGTGCTATGAGCAATGAAGGTGTGAACTGTAACGATATGCACAATAGCGGTATGAACACTTGCcatattaacaatatttatatgcatagtAGCAGTGGTGACCACATCAATTACAGTAGTAGCAGAAATGGTgataatacaataataaatggaaacaaaaaaaaaagctacataaataagaataatttttatgtgaGTTGCAGTTGCAACCGTTTTATAGTTAATGATAGTGGAAACGACGTACACCGTAAAAATGTTGATaaatatacgtgtatatgtgtattagAAACACTTTTAAAATTCTTAAATGTATcagaaaatatgaagaaaaggAGTAAATTTATTGGTTCACATATTGGAAGCTACAAATATTACTTCAGAAGAAATTACAATAGAAggtatatttttagaaaattatGTAGTCTTATTTTTCAAgatagaaataaaatgaatttgtTAAAAGGTAAATGtacgaatatatatgataaaatatttctaatttCAGAAAATTTAGGAATTGTTCAGAGTTGTGAATATGAGGTTATTAAGATATCATGTGAATGTTTgatatgtaattatttgtACATGATGAAAAACTGGAGAACAGTTAAGAAGCTTCTTTTACATAACAAAAATAGTGATCAACATTTGCACTGTGTATGTAAGGTtctaaaaaaacattttaggAAATTACTAAGtgtattttgtatattttacgtGTACTTTTATTTAGTTTATCATTATAGCAAGGTTAGAATTTATGGATCTTTAGGAGATGcttatttaaaaacatatttaagaaatttcAATATACATTTTAGGAAAATAAgcaataaattatttttcttatttgttaataaaatatttttattaataaaaaaatacgcATATTTGAAAGATTCTCCTCGATGTGGATTAGATATATACACCttgtttaaaaattacagttttttaaaaagtcaTCAAGATTATGTGAGTGTGCTTAGTGTGATTAAATCGAATGTTACTCGTCCTATGCATAACATGAAAATTGATTCCTTTCGAAATATGGggaattataaaatagtGAAGGACTATGtgtatgaaaataaaaaaaaaaaaaaaatgttctaTTCATGCGAAGTATATGGTAGTCCTCCAGTTTCTTTTAAAGATGATGATTCTAATGATAATTCTTTGGATAAgaagggaaaaataaataaagatgaTGAAAATCTCGTATTAAGTAGTTTGATTAATGAAAAGAGAGAAAGtgaagaagagaaaaagaaaaatgtttcTTTCGTATGTAATGAAGAAGCTCCAGATCTAGTGAGACCTACCAGGTGTCGAAAACCTACAGGATTTGTAAAAATGGATGTTAGTAAACTGCTGAAAGAGATAGATGATGAAGATGTGGAAGATGAGGATGGAAATTTTAACGTtacacagaaaaaaaaaggagaagagGATTATGAAGATAAGAGAGAACGTAAAAGAGAACATTATAAAGTAACGTTCAGTGAGAATAAGTGTGACAATATGGAGAAAAAAGGTATAAGCTGTATTTTAGAAGATGAAAATGATTGTGTTAAAAATCAAGATACTTTGAAATTATCTAGACCTATTAGAACACGTAAACCTACGGGTTATGTTAAAATGGATGTTAGCAAAATACTTGAAAAGATAGGAAATGAAGAGAAAGTTAAAGAAGAGGAATGGGATAAAACAAAGCAAGTAAAAGTGtcatttaatgaaaaaacatgtactcttatgaaagaaaaaagtgtATCTTTTAGTTCAGAAGATGAAATTATTCCTACTGAGAGACAACTATCACTGAATATACCGAGGCCAACCAGGTCGCGTAAACCTACAGGGTTTGTAAAAATGGATGTCAGCAAATTACTTGAGGAGATTGGAAGTGAAGACAAGTTCTATCAAGAGGGAGAGGATAAGAAATACGAAAAAGTCTCATTTAGTGAAAAAACATTCAGTGAGAAACCATTCAGtgatatgaagaaaaaaaaaagtgtatcTTTTAGTTCAGAAGATGAAATTATTCCTACTGAGAGACAACTATCATTGAATATACCGAGGTCAACCAGGTCTCGTAAACCCACGGGCTTTGTAAAAATGGATGTCAGCAAATTACTTCAGGAGATGGAAGATGAAGAATTGAAGGATAAGGAGAATGACAAGGAAAATGATGTAGAATTTACATCTACGAAAAAGGGGGatgaaaaggaagaagaTAAAGAGGAAGACAAAGAAGACGAAGGGGTCGAAAAGGATGAAGAGGACGAAAAGGATGAAGAGGACAAAGAGGATGAGGAGGATGAAGAGGATGAGGAGGATGAAGAGGACGAAGAGGATGAGGAGGATGAAGAGGATGAGGAGGATGAAGAGAGTGAAAAGGACAAAGAAGACGAAGAGGATGATGAAGATGATGAAGATGATGAAGAGGGAAATAATAActttatggaaaaaaaaaatgtgggAAAAAGAAACCATGAAAAAGCAGtatataaagaagaaatgaaaaatgagaaGAATGATGATAATACAAGCATGGAGGAGAAGTATggaaaatattcaaataaacataatggaaattatttccataaaaacgatgaaaataaaaaagcagTTTCTATTAATAATGAATCATTTAGAGATCCCAATAAAGAAATG aaTTGCGTTCATTTATTGAGAGGAGCAAgatcaaaaaagaaaaggatgaaaaaaaagtataaagaGCAAGTGGATGATGAGGAGGAAAGACAATtacatatgaaaattattggATCTAGAAAG aTGAAACATGAAATtgagaaaacaaaaaaagaaaaacaaaacacTAAAATACTGGAGATTCAAAGTAAATATAAGAGCACAAAGGAAATTATACCTAATTTTGAAGAAATTAATGAAGATGAAATGAAA ataaaaTTAAGTGAATTACAAAAGTTGATAAGCTGTCCAAAAGAAGGggataatttattatttgcaATTCCTATGTGTGCTCCTTATTCCGCTCTTCAA AATCACAAATATAAGGTAAAATTAGTTCCGGGAAATacgaaaaaaggaaaagtgGCAGAATCGTGTATTTCa
- a CDS encoding high mobility group protein B1, which produces MDAMKKFKEMKNMGGKEVKKRRKNKKDPHAPKRSLSAYMFFAKEKRAEIINRDPGLSKDVATVGKMIGEAWNKLDEREKAPYEKKAQEDKIRYEKEKVEYAKSKVKA; this is translated from the coding sequence ATGGATgctatgaaaaaatttaaagagaTGAAGAACATGGGAGGAAAAGAAGttaagaaaagaagaaaaaacaaaaaagatcCACATGCACCTAAGAGGTCTCTTTCtgcatatatgttttttgcGAAGGAAAAGAGGGCAGAAATTATTAATCGAGACCCAGGATTAAGCAAAGATGTTGCTACAGTAGGGAAAATGATTGGGGAAGCATGGAATAAGTTGGACGAACGAGAAAAGGCACCCTATGAAAAAAAGGCACAAGaagataaaataagatatgaaaaagagaaagtaGAGTATGCTAAATCGAAAGTGAAAGCATAA